From Drosophila santomea strain STO CAGO 1482 chromosome 2R, Prin_Dsan_1.1, whole genome shotgun sequence:
TACTTCTCAGGGCAATCGCCTGcccccaaacacacacagagacacacagAGGCACACACATTGAAAGCCCAAGAGCTTAATTGAATGCGAAGGCAACTGCATAAGGAGCGTCACCAGCAGGCCACAAATCAAATAAGTTGGGCGAAAACAGGTCAAGTGCTCAGCCTGAACTTCAAGTTGGACGCTGGGAGGTGGATGTTGGGTGCTGCTAACTGGAAGCAAGATGCTTCTGGACAAAGGGAAAGCACTTAGTTGGCCACCTCCAACACGCTCCTTTGACTCGTGATGTGTGTGTAGCCAAacaaatatatgtacacaCGCTCCTGCTAACTTGCAGTTGAGTGCACATAATCGGGATCAGGCTTTCGAAAAGCAGAACAAGCGAAAGGGAGAAGGGATAAGGGACCAAACTCTATGAAAATCCTTTCAAATCGCCACCCACTTTCTACTTGACGAGTAGAAAACCCCCGGGCGGCGGCTAATTTGTTCTGCTTCGACACAAATTGTAACTAATTTTCCGTACTCAACTTTCTGCCTTCATTCCAATGCAAATTGCCGGACAACCTGGACAAACTTAAAGCCCTAAAAGTTAACTATAAAAACGCATCATGGGCATGTTGCAAAGTTGACAAGCGATTTTCTGCAACTATGTCGTTGGCAGACTTGGTCGAAAAGTGGAAGTTCGACAAGCGCTGCGACAGGCAAAACTTTCTAAGCGGAAAATGGTGTCTTCCATACACAAAGGAAAAAGTCTGTTTTCTGTGATATTCCATTTTATTATTCCTTCTgaacttcttattttccaattttacCAACTGCGATGATATTCAAAGCCTACTTCTGAATTTTACCCCAAAATCGCGAAATAGTGCTGGCGTTCTGTGCCTCGTAGAGATGGGTCAGTTTCCGGAGGAGCTTCTCCTGCTTGGCCTCATCCTTGCGCACCTGAACCTTGTGGTTGTGATCGCTGAGGTTCCTCAGACGCTTCGAGATCTGGGCCGTCCGCTTGCGCACATGCTCGTCCATATCGCGAGTGATGCGATCCCGGGAATCCAGCCAACTTTGGGTGGTTTGGCGATGGTGGCGATCCGTGATCAGCGCCACTCGCGCCAGACGGACGGAGAGCTGCTCCACCTTTTGCTCACCCAGCCAACTGCGTcgctcctccgcctcctccagACGCTCCTCCTGGGGGCGTGGCGCATATGGGCGGTACTTGCGGTGCAGTCCACTGGGAGGAGCACTCCTCACAGGATCCTCCAAGTGCACGTAAAAGACCGATTGTTTGGGATTGCTCATAATTTGGGAAAATATACTAATGAGGCCCAAAAGTAATGTACACAAATTTAAAAGCTAACTGGGGGCTATATAAATGATTTCAAAAAAGTACTATTTAAGCAGAAAAGTGCACATGAAGTGCACATTGCAAGTACGAAGTGATTTATATTATAACTTTAGTAAGTACATAAGAAGAAAAACAGGAACATTTTAATTACCTCTCTGTCTGTATAATGCAGCAACAAACCCTTAACAACGGGCAGCAATAGTTTTTCACCCAAAAAAGCAGTGAAATTAGAACACAGACAGTTTAAAAAGCATGTTAGCAGTACATGTATATGCCGTAGACCCCTTTGGGGTTTTCCCCCAGCCAGGAGGACCTCATCTATCTGCGGCCTGTGCTGTCAGTGTGCAACATAAATACCTATTCAGTCCGCCAACAACAGGGCAACTTTGGCCAACTTCATCTGTGTTCGTGGCACGGATGTAACGCAAAAGTTgcttgttattattatgattaaaGTTTGTGCTACTAGTGTGGCACACACCACATTAGTGTGGctggctgccacgcccccaagcCACCTTGTTTTACCACCTGGCTTTGCTGctttaatataaatgtttgtGGTTTCGTCGTCAAGGTGCTCGGGAATCGGCTTTAACTGTGGCGTCGGTCGCTTCTGTTGGCCTAAGcccatatatatgtatatgtacatgtgtatatTCGTAAGCATTCACATGTGCAGAGTGTCTCTATCGCTCGACCCCAAGCATCCATTCGGATCACGGGTTTTCCGGGGGATTGCAAGAAAAAACATAAAGCCAAAACATGACCGCAACATATTTTGCTGGTCATCCTTTGTTGTAGTGGTCTTAAAGCGGATTAAACTTAAAGTATTTGCGTGGAAAGGGGCTTGTTTTTGGGGGGTGATCATATAGCAAACGCAACATATGACAAGCGATACTAGTTCGTGTTTAATagtattgttattattttatcttgTACAGCATATTTTTTATGTGTGTCAATAAGTAATTTCCGATCTCCAGATCTTTTCTAGCACCCTCATGTTCGCTTTGTGAATtcttgcttttattttcgGTATGATTTCGACACTATGCCCCTTTGCTGTGCTGGTTTATTTGTTGGTCAAACGGCAAAAGTGCATGTCATGTCACCTTTGCTTTTCAACCAGTTGAAGTTACGAGTACCTTGTGGGGTTGTTTGGCGCCCGGTGTCACATGCTTCATGCCCAGTTAACAGCTGTCACTCCGCCCCACTGAGAATCCACTCCGAGTTGCGAGCTTGAGCCCTGTAATTTAACTTTTTCCTTAGGAACAGCTGCCTGCAGTGACAACTGGGGCAGGAGAACCACTGTGAACTGCAAACTGCGAACTGTGAACTACAAACTGCGAACTGAGCGTTTGCATGCAATGGCGGTGGAAAAAAGCAGTGGAAATGGAGGTTTATGGCTGGTGTTGGCCTACATTGAAACAGCTAAGCCCGACCGGGGTATACTCAgtttttatggccattttGTGGGCAGACCCAAATTAGTTGAGCTGCCAACGGAAATCGCTGCACATCCACAACGCGTTGACTAatacaaatttccatttctcttTTACTTGCAGGACAACTCGTAATTGAATGGCAGATTGAACGGCGAGGAAGTTAAAGGGACAGCCAGCTTAGAGTACGTATTGTCCAGCGTTTTTAGGGCCTAAACCAGAGCTACCAATATCACCAACATTAGCCTAGATAAATTATTCACTTGTACTGCAGAAATCATTTCCTTAGAAATGTAATAATTAATGTTGagttttatataatttaaaatggtGATTAAAAGTAGAGAAAAGAGGGAAGTAGCATCTAATTTCCTCAATCAAAACATATAGCTGCCTACTTTTATGCCGAGTGAATTGAAACTAACtttgtttaactttttctCTGTGTAGGCATAAGTCAGAATGTTTGAGAGTCGTTTAGTTC
This genomic window contains:
- the LOC120444778 gene encoding uncharacterized protein LOC120444778, producing the protein MSNPKQSVFYVHLEDPVRSAPPSGLHRKYRPYAPRPQEERLEEAEERRSWLGEQKVEQLSVRLARVALITDRHHRQTTQSWLDSRDRITRDMDEHVRKRTAQISKRLRNLSDHNHKVQVRKDEAKQEKLLRKLTHLYEAQNASTISRFWGKIQK